One window of the Verrucomicrobium sp. genome contains the following:
- a CDS encoding MFS transporter produces MNDSLSARTMNPVNRARWAASTLFLVDGMTFGTWAALIPALQHKLDLSVKELSGVLAGLVVGALISMPLAGRLIARKGSHAVAAFGSFAFPAGLVLLALAPNFYCLVAAAIVFGACKGMLDVSINAQGITVERAAGKPIFSSFQAFWSFGGLTSAFLLSVALHHGASATMLLGTMPALLMLMAFSTRGKLLADPPAPVAAKAKESRTLSLPNKTLLELGGLAFLALFSEGVLLDWSAVYAHSVVGVSLVGAPVAFAVFSLSMASGRGAGDWLLHRFGAVRTMRWSGCVIALGMLLAVSWHAWAATLVGFALVGCGVANLVPIIFGAAARAHEEGPGPGVATVTTIGYTGFLSGPPLIGMLAAWAGLPAAFCVVILFGLTLATAGVATIRPARRKVACAPSREGAEPPCPV; encoded by the coding sequence ATGAATGACTCGCTTTCGGCCCGCACGATGAATCCCGTCAACCGGGCCCGCTGGGCCGCTTCGACGCTTTTCCTCGTCGACGGCATGACCTTCGGCACCTGGGCGGCGCTTATTCCCGCGCTCCAGCACAAGCTCGATCTTTCCGTTAAGGAATTGAGCGGCGTCCTGGCGGGACTGGTAGTCGGCGCGCTGATCTCCATGCCGCTTGCCGGGCGGCTCATCGCGCGGAAAGGCAGCCATGCCGTCGCCGCCTTCGGCAGCTTCGCCTTTCCGGCCGGGCTTGTCCTCTTGGCGCTGGCGCCGAATTTCTACTGCCTAGTGGCCGCGGCGATCGTCTTCGGCGCGTGCAAGGGGATGCTGGACGTTTCCATCAACGCGCAGGGGATCACGGTGGAAAGGGCGGCGGGCAAGCCGATCTTTTCCTCCTTTCAGGCGTTCTGGAGCTTCGGCGGCCTGACTTCCGCCTTTCTCCTGAGCGTGGCGCTGCACCATGGAGCTTCCGCCACGATGCTGCTTGGAACCATGCCCGCCCTGCTCATGCTCATGGCTTTTTCGACGCGCGGCAAGCTGTTGGCCGATCCGCCGGCGCCCGTTGCGGCCAAGGCCAAGGAGAGCCGGACGCTCTCCCTGCCCAACAAGACGCTGCTGGAACTGGGGGGCCTGGCTTTTCTCGCCCTTTTCAGCGAAGGCGTGCTCCTGGATTGGAGCGCGGTCTACGCGCACAGCGTCGTCGGCGTCTCTTTGGTCGGCGCGCCGGTCGCCTTCGCCGTTTTTTCCCTCTCCATGGCGAGCGGACGCGGAGCGGGGGACTGGCTGCTGCATCGCTTCGGCGCGGTGCGGACGATGCGGTGGAGCGGCTGTGTCATCGCCCTGGGAATGCTGCTGGCGGTGAGCTGGCACGCCTGGGCGGCCACGCTGGTGGGCTTCGCCTTGGTCGGCTGCGGCGTGGCGAACCTGGTCCCCATCATTTTTGGCGCCGCGGCGCGGGCCCATGAGGAGGGGCCGGGCCCCGGCGTGGCCACGGTGACCACCATCGGCTATACCGGCTTTCTTTCCGGCCCGCCGCTCATCGGCATGCTGGCGGCCTGGGCGGGATTGCCCGCGGCGTTTTGCGTGGTGATCCTCTTTGGCCTGACATTGGCCACGGCGGGCGTCGCCACGATCCGGCCTGCCCGCCGGAAGGTGGCCTGTGCGCCTTCCCGCGAGGGAGCGGAGCCGCCCTGTCCGGTTTAA
- a CDS encoding ATP-binding protein, whose translation MIAPARPKNESLRLQALHELHILDTPPEERFDRLTRVALTALNFPMASVSLIDSDRQWCKSSPGMSSPNVSRDISFCGHTILGHQPLIVTDARRDERFSDNPLVTGQPGLRAYAGIPIFSEQGHCLGSFCVLDVKPREFREEELALLKDLAAIAQNEVTNVTLNKSLKAARHAQQQAEAADRAKSDFLAVMSHEIRTPLNGVIGFTHLLMDTNLTPDQREYVRTIQTSGETLISLINDILDFSKIESGKLGLESVPVDIRRCVQDVLDFNTHAAAAKGLALRGETAPEVPETVLSDPFRLRQILINLVGNALKFTEKGGISVAADVERKLADGRLLIRFQVRDTGIGISPAAQARLFKPFSQADSSTSRHYGGTGLGLAICKRLAELFGGEISLESREGEGTTFTFTIACRAAEKGAAASAPSAARPIAGTVGGGLPSILVVEDNATNRRLTTLLLQKLGYEPAGVESGEACLERLRKEPFDVVLMDVQMPGMDGFEATARIRSGGGPQPWIIAVTAHAMDGDRQKCLDHGMDDYVTKPLRSEALDQALRRYAERPQA comes from the coding sequence ATGATCGCCCCGGCGCGCCCCAAGAACGAAAGTCTGCGGCTCCAAGCCCTCCACGAGCTGCACATCCTGGACACTCCCCCGGAGGAGCGCTTCGACCGTCTCACCCGCGTGGCGTTGACGGCGCTGAATTTCCCCATGGCGTCGGTGAGCCTGATCGATTCCGACCGGCAGTGGTGCAAGTCGAGCCCGGGGATGTCTTCCCCCAATGTTTCCCGGGACATTTCCTTTTGCGGCCACACCATCCTGGGGCACCAGCCCCTCATCGTGACGGATGCCCGGCGGGACGAGCGCTTTTCCGACAATCCGCTGGTCACCGGCCAGCCGGGCCTGCGGGCCTACGCGGGCATTCCCATTTTTTCCGAGCAGGGGCACTGCCTGGGCTCTTTCTGCGTCTTGGACGTGAAGCCCCGGGAATTCCGGGAGGAGGAACTGGCCCTGCTGAAGGATCTGGCCGCCATCGCGCAGAACGAGGTGACGAACGTGACCCTCAACAAAAGCCTGAAGGCCGCCCGCCACGCGCAGCAGCAGGCGGAGGCGGCCGACCGGGCCAAGAGCGACTTCCTGGCGGTAATGAGCCATGAGATCCGCACGCCGCTCAACGGGGTGATCGGCTTCACCCACCTGCTCATGGATACGAACCTGACGCCCGACCAGCGGGAATACGTCCGGACGATCCAGACCAGCGGGGAGACGCTCATCAGCCTGATCAACGACATCCTGGACTTTTCCAAGATCGAGTCGGGCAAGCTGGGGCTGGAGTCGGTCCCCGTGGACATTCGCCGCTGCGTGCAGGATGTCCTGGACTTTAACACCCACGCGGCGGCGGCCAAGGGGCTGGCCCTGCGCGGAGAGACGGCGCCGGAAGTGCCGGAGACGGTGCTCAGCGATCCCTTTCGCCTCCGGCAGATATTGATCAACCTGGTGGGCAACGCCTTGAAGTTTACGGAAAAGGGGGGCATTTCCGTGGCGGCGGACGTGGAGAGAAAGCTGGCGGACGGGCGCCTCCTCATCCGCTTCCAGGTGCGGGACACCGGCATCGGCATCTCCCCGGCCGCGCAGGCGCGGTTATTCAAGCCCTTTAGCCAGGCCGATTCCTCCACCAGCCGCCACTACGGCGGCACCGGCCTGGGCCTGGCCATCTGCAAGCGGCTGGCCGAGCTTTTTGGCGGGGAAATTTCCCTGGAGAGCCGGGAAGGGGAAGGAACCACCTTTACGTTCACCATCGCCTGCCGTGCCGCGGAAAAAGGGGCGGCGGCTTCCGCGCCGTCCGCTGCCCGGCCCATTGCGGGAACGGTGGGGGGCGGGCTCCCCAGCATCCTGGTGGTGGAAGACAACGCCACCAACCGGCGGCTGACCACGCTCCTCCTGCAAAAACTGGGCTATGAGCCGGCGGGCGTCGAGAGCGGGGAGGCCTGTCTGGAGCGCCTCCGGAAAGAGCCGTTTGACGTGGTGCTCATGGACGTGCAGATGCCGGGCATGGACGGCTTTGAGGCGACGGCGCGCATCCGCTCCGGCGGCGGCCCGCAGCCCTGGATCATCGCCGTCACCGCGCATGCGATGGACGGGGACCGCCAGAAGTGCCTGGATCACGGCATGGACGATTACGTGACGAAGCCCCTGCGTTCCGAGGCCCTGGACCAGGCGCTGCGCCGCTACGCGGAACGGCCCCAGGCCTAA
- a CDS encoding energy transducer TonB, which translates to MSPQDRRLRRIGWCVSLALHGLLAVGAAHWLAHPPEAAVRSGLSSVEVQLVASPEPAPAPPAETLPPDATPDPEPEPLPETAPTSQPVAKAEPAPETTRRAEAAAASQGTLSAQPDYLHNPAPEYPPASRRAREEGTVYLSVEIDERGSPVRVTVSRSSGYPRLDAAALRTVSRWRFSPARLGGVAVACNAVVPVRFELKD; encoded by the coding sequence ATGAGCCCCCAGGACCGCCGTCTCCGCCGCATCGGCTGGTGCGTTTCCCTGGCCCTTCACGGCCTCCTGGCCGTGGGAGCGGCGCACTGGCTCGCCCACCCGCCGGAGGCCGCCGTCCGGAGCGGCCTCTCCTCCGTGGAGGTCCAGCTTGTCGCCAGTCCGGAGCCCGCTCCGGCTCCCCCCGCGGAAACCCTTCCCCCGGATGCCACGCCCGATCCGGAACCGGAACCTCTGCCGGAAACGGCCCCCACCTCCCAGCCGGTGGCAAAAGCCGAACCCGCGCCGGAAACCACCCGCCGCGCGGAAGCCGCCGCCGCATCGCAAGGCACCCTCTCCGCCCAGCCCGATTACCTTCACAATCCCGCCCCGGAATATCCCCCGGCCTCCCGGCGGGCGCGGGAGGAAGGGACCGTCTACCTTTCCGTGGAAATCGACGAGCGGGGCTCTCCCGTTCGCGTCACGGTTTCCCGCAGCTCCGGATACCCCCGGCTGGACGCCGCCGCGCTGCGCACCGTCTCCCGTTGGCGTTTCAGCCCGGCCCGCCTGGGCGGCGTGGCGGTGGCGTGCAACGCCGTCGTCCCCGTCCGCTTCGAGCTGAAGGATTAG